A region of the Pseudarthrobacter sp. MM222 genome:
CGGGTCGTTCAGCCGGTGCAGCGGATCCTTGGGCAGGTTCTGGTTGTGGTCCACAATCATCGTCCGGACGTCGCCCAATGCACCGGTCCTGACCAGTTCGCGGATCCGGACCATGTGCGGCAGGTACCGGGTCCACATGGCTTCCAGGGCGACCAGCCCCTTGGCCTCGGCGAGGTCCACTATTTCCCGGGCCTGCCAGGCGTTCATGGCAAAGGGCTTCTCAATGAGTACGTGTTTGCCCGCGTTGAGGGCGAGCAAAGCGTTCTCGTAGTGGAAAGGGTGCGGCGTCGAGACGTACACGACATCCACCTCGGGGTCTGCCACGAGGTCCTCGTAGCTCCCGTGGGCCGAGGGGACGTGAAACTTGGCGGCGAACCCGGTGGCCGACGCGGCGCTGCGGGAGCCCACCGCCTGGATGGTGAACCCGTGCTCGATCAGGTCCGAGGCCTGCAGGTCGGCAATGAAGCCTGTGCCGAGGATTCCCCAGCGGACCGGGTGGCCAGAGCCTTCGCCGGAGTTATTCGTGGTCTGCGGCATCTGTTCGGATTCCCTTCAGGCAGGCGGTTCCGAAAGCCTCGGAAGTCGCGCGGTGGGTTCCATACTTCCAGAGTGTGGTCATATCGTAGGCGGGGGACCCGCCCGGCCGCACCGCCGTCGTCCGCGACGGCGACGCGGTGCGGCGCTGGAGGCTAGCTCTCGTCCCCGCCGGCACCCCGGATCGGCCTGTTGGCCACCAGTGGGTACGGTCCGGTGAAGCCGTCCCGCACCGCCGCCAGTTCCAGGATCCGGTGCCGGCAGAGGCGCCAGCCGAGCATCAGCAGCGGGATGATAACCACCAGCGAGCCGATCGTCCACGTGCCCACCGGCGAGTCGAAAGCCATCAGCACCAGGACGGCCAGCAGGAACGCGAGTGTGAGCCAGCCGGTGACGGGCGAGCCCGGCATCCGGAAGCTGGGCCGCAGCAGTTCGCCGCGGCTCGCCAGCCGTTGCAGCTGCATCTGGCACAGAACGATCATGGCCCAGGTGCTGATGATCCCCAGGGACGCGACGTTCAGTACAATTTCGAAGGCCTCGGCCGGTACCAGCGCATTAAGTACGACGCCGAGAACCGCCACGGCCGCCGTGAGCGCAATGCCGCCGTAGGGTACGCCGGCCTTGTTCATGCGTGCGGCGAACTTGGGAGCCGAGCCCGTGACCGACATGGACCGCATGATGCGGCCGGTGGAGTACAAGCCGGCGTTCAGCGAGGACAGTGCCGCGGTGAGGACTACGAGGTTCATGATCGCGTCCACGCCTTCCACCCCAATGGAGCCGAAGAAGGTCACGAAGGGGCTTTCGCCGGCCTTGTAGGAGGTGTACGGCAGAAGCAAGGAAAGCAGGACCAGGGAGCCGACATAGAAGACGGCGATGCGGACGATCACCGTGTTGATGGCCTTCGGCATGATCTTCTCGGGGTTTTCGGTTTCGCCGGCGGCGGTGCCAATGAGCTCGATCGAGGCGTAGGCGAACACGACGCCCTGCATCACCACAACGGCCGGCAGCACGCCGTTCGGGAACAGCCCGGCGTGGTCCTGGATCAGGCTGAAACCGACTTCCTGTCCGGCCACGGGGGTTCCGAAGATTACGAAGTAGATGCCCACCGCCAGGAAGGTCACCAGGGCTACCACCTTGATCAGGGCGAACCAGAATTCCAGTTCGCCGAACACCTTGACGGAGACCAGGTTCAGGCCCAGCACGAGGATCAGGGCGGCGAGGGCCCAGGTCCACTGCGGCACATCCGCGATTGGGGCCCAGTACTTCTTGAAGAAGTTCATATAGAGCGCGACGGCGGTGATGTCCACGATCGCGGTCATGGCCCAGTTCAGCCAGTACAGCCAGCCGGTGACGAAGGCGGCCTTCTCGCCGAAGAACTCGCGGGCGTAGGAGACGAACGAGCCTGAGGACGGCCGGTGCATCACCAGTTCGCCGAGCGCGCGCAGGATCATGAAGGCGAAGAAACCGCACACGGCGTAGCTGAGGACCAGCGCTGGTCCGGCAGTGGCCAGCCGGCCGCCCGCGCCCATGAAGAGCCCGGTGCCGATGGCGCCGCCGATGGCGATCATCTGGACCTGCCGGGGTTTGAGGCCCTTGTGATAGCCCTCATCCTCCACGTGGAGGGTGGTTTCGGAGGCGTGGGCGTGCGCCGGAATGGTGTGGTCGGTAATTGCCTGCTTCTGGATGCTGGCAGGTTGAGGCTGGTTCATGAGACTCCTTTGTCTATTTGCTCAGGTTGGCAAGGCGCTCGGGGCTGAGCAGTTCCTGGAGCTGCGTGGCGGTGAGCAGGCCGTGTTCCAGGACCAGCTCGGCAACACCTTTTCCGGTGGCGAGTGCTTCCTGGGCTATGGCTGTTGCGGTGGCGTAGCCAAGGTGGGGGTTCAGCGCAGTGACGAGGCCAATTGACTGTTCCACGGTGGCGCGGAGGTGTTCGGTGTTGGCGGTGATGCCCCGGACACAGCGGGCAGTGAGGGTCCGGCAGGCTGCTTCCAGGTGGGTGATGCTCTTGTGGAGGCTGTGGACGATGATCGGTTCGAAGGCATTGAGCTGGAGCTGTCCGGCTTCGGCGGCCATCGTGATGGTGACGTCGTTGCCGACGACTTCGTAGGCCACCTGGCTGACTACTTCCGGGATCACCGGGTTGATCTTGCCGGGCATGATGGAGGAACCGGACTGCACGGCCGGCAGGTTGATCTCGCCGAAGCCTGCGCGCGGTCCCGACGAGAGCAGCCGGAGGTCGTTGCAGATTTTGGAGAGCTTCACGGCGACGCGCTTGAGCACGCCGGAGAGGTGCACGAATGCACCCACGTCCTGCGTGGCCTCGATGAGGTCCACGGCGGTGACCAGCGGCAGGCCGGTGATTTCCCCCAAGTGCCTGCATGCCGCCTCGGCGTAGCCCGCGGGAGCGTTCAGTCCGGTGCCGATCGCCGTGGCGCCGAGGTTGATCTCATGGATCAGCAGGTCCGCCTCAGCCAGACGAAGCCGGTCCTCGCCGATGGTGACTGCGTAGGTACCGAACTCCTGGCCCAGGGTCATCGGGACAGCATCCTGGAGCTGCGTGCGTCCCATTTTCACGACGGTGCGGAACTCCATGGCCTTGGCGGCGAAAGCTTCCTCCAGTTCCGCGAGTGCTTCAAGCAGTTCGCGGGCGGCGAAGATGGTGCCGAGTTTCACGGCGGTGGGATAGACGTCATTGGTGGACTGGCTGAGGTTCACGTGGTCGTTGGGATGCAGCCGGGCATAGTCGCCCTTCGGGTGGCCCAGGATTTCCAGCGCCCGGTTCGCAATGACCTCGTTCGCGTTCATGTTCGACGACGTCCCGGCGCCGCCCTGGATGACGTCCACCACGAATTGCTCACTGAACTTGCCGATCATGACATCCATGCAGGCGTCCTCGATGGCCTGGGCGCGCTCGCCGTCCAGGAGCCCGAGTTCGTGGTTGGTCCGGGCAGCAGCCAGTTTCACGGCGGCCAGCCCGCGGACCAGATGCATGTTGGAGGAGAGGGGCTGGCCGGTGATCGGGAAGTTCTCCACGGCGCGCAGGGTGTGGACGCCCCAGTAGGCGTCGACGGGGACGTCGCGGTCGCCGAGCAGGTCGTGTTCGGAGCGGAAGGTCGTGCGGGCGTCGGGTTCGGTCATGGCTGTCCTCAGAGGGTGTCGGGGGCGGGGGAAGTGGCGGCGGGGAAGTCGGTGGCCAGCAGCAGGCCCACCTGGCGGCCCCCGCCGAAGACGGTGCCGGTGGCTAGGTCCGCCAGGGGCGCGGTGTCGACGTCGAGCGCCGCCAGGGCGCGGACGGTGACCGGCATCCGTGCGCGGTCGCCGCCGTCGGAAATCTTCACTGCAAAAGCGCGGCCGTCCGGCAGGCCGACCAGCTGCACGCCTTCGAAGCCGTCCTTGGCCAGCAGGCCTGGCATCCGGCGCATCAATTCCGTGACGTCGCGCTCTTCGCCGCCCACCATCTCCGGGTGGCGGCGGATGGCATCCGCTACGGCGGCCTCGGCGCCGTCGGCCGGGGAAGCACCGGTGTGCAGTCCCGCCGAGGCCAAACGGCCGAATGCGCGGGCCATCCCGCGGAGAGTGAGGGCGAAGAGCGGGGTGCCGCAGCCATCCGTGCTGGTGCCGGCCGGTTCCTCGCCGGTGAGCTCGCGGACGGTTTCCGCAACGAGCTTCTGTAAGGGGTGCGAGGGGTCCAGGTAGCCCTGGACCGACCAGCCGTTGATGACGCACGTGGCGGCCATGGCGGCGTGCTTGCCCGAGCAATTCTGCGCCAGCCGGGTGGGTGTCCCGCCGGCACGGAGCCATTCCTCGCGTTCGCGGACACCGTAAGGGAGGTCGGTGCTGTTTTCCAGGGCTCCTGCCGGAAGGCCATGGAGTTGCAGGATCCGGGCAGCGCCGTCGCGGTGCATCGCCGCGCCGGAATGGCTCGCGGCGGCGAGGGCCAGCAGGTCAGCGGGCAGGTCCAGGCCGGCGCGGACCATGGCAACAGCCTGCAGGGGCTTGAGGGTGGAGCGGGGATAGAACGCAGAGAGCGGGTCTCCCGCGGTGAAAAGCGTCTTGGTGCCCGCGGCTTCCGCGGAGACGGCGATCAGCGACCCGTAGTGGATGCTTTCCACCAGCCCGTCGCGGATCTGGGCCGCGAGGGGGACATGCTGTGGCAGGGTGCCGGGCTCCGGGACACGGCTGGTTTCGGTCAGGGCAGGGAAGGGCATGGCGTCCTTGGGAGGGTTGCGGGTACTAGTTGAGGATGGAATCGAGGGCGAGGCCTACGGCCCGGAGGTGCTCGCCCATGGCCGCACGGGCAGCGGCCGCGTCGCCGCCTTCGATGGCCTGCAGGATGCGCTGGTGCTCCGCGTCGGATGCGAGCTGCCGGTCGGCCACGATGTTGAGTGTTTCGGACTGATGGGCCATCGCGTCGCGGATATCGGCCACGACGCTTTCGAAGACCTTGTTGCCGCTGGCGCGGGCGATCGCGGCGTGGAAGCTGGAATCGAGGCTGACCCAGGCCTCGGGATCATCCTCGGCGGCCATGGCGGCCACGATGTCCCGGAGGCTCTCCAGTTCCTCGGCAGTGCGGCGTTGCGCCGCGAGCCCTGCGGCGGGGACCTCGATGTGGGGCCGGGCTTCCGTGAGGTCCCGGGCCGAGTAGGCACCCAGGACGAGGTCCTTGGCCACCTGATTGGCGACCACGAACGTGCCTTTACCGGTTTTCGTCACGGTAAGTCCGAGTGCCGTGCAGGAGCGCAGCGCCTCACGAACCACCGAACGGCTCACCCCGTACCGCTGCGCGAGCGTGGTTTCGGAACTGAGTTTTGCGCCCACCGCCACGCTGCCGGACTCGATGTCCGTCCGGAGGGCGTTGAAGACGGCTTCGGCGGCGCTAAGGCGGAGCAGAGGCGGAGTGGATGCGCCGGCATCTGGGGCAGGTTGTCCTGCTGTCTGGCTGTCTGACAGGTTCACCCCTTGAATATGGCATGGATCACAGGATCATGTCAATGCCGCGTTCGGTTGCGGGCGCGGTTCGCCGGTTGTCAGCCCTGCAACCGCTGCCGGTACTGCCGCGGCGTCTCGCCGGCCTCGTTGCGGAAATGCCGGTTGAAATTGGACAGGTTGGAAAAACCAACTTCAAAGCAGATGTCGGAGATTGCCTTGTCGCTGCGTTCCAGCAGGCGCCTGGCGTGGGCGAGCCGAAGCTTGCGGACCAGGTCGCTGAAGTTCTGCCCCGTTGCGCGCTTGAAGTATTTCGAAAAGGTTGGTTCCGGCATTCCAACCAACGCCGCCGCCTCGGACATCTTGACGGTGCCAGCGTGGTTCCCGAAGACGTATTCCAGCACGATGTCGACCACGGCCGCCGCCTGGCCGTCCAGCTGCGGCCTGAACCATTCTTCGGCCAGGTAGCGCCGTTCGCCCTCGGGCGCACGGGCAAGAACCGCGAAGAGCTCAAACATGTAATGCAGCCGTTCCAGCCCGGTAGAGGAGCCCATCGCCTCGATGGCGACAGCAGCTGACTCGGCCGACTTTCCCAGGAACTCAATGCCGCGCGCCGACTGTTCCAGCAGCGGCTCGACCTCAGACATTTCAGGAACCGTGGCAGCCGCCTGCCGGATCCACTTACCGTCGAACTGCACCACGGCATCACGCCGCTCCAACACTTCGCCGGGCTCAAGGTCACTGACCCAGTCGTGGGGGAGCCCGGAACCAACCAGCGACACATGCCCTGCCTCGAAGGTGCCGATGTGGTCTCCCACGATGAATTTCCCAGTGCCCTTCCGGATCAGGTGGATCTCGTATTCCGGATGGTAGTTCCACCGGGCAAGCGGGCTGGGATAGTCATGTTCGGTCCAACGCACGGAATGCCGCGGATCGGCAGGGATGACCTCCCGGTTGGCGCGCATGCCGATGAGCCGCTGGGCCAGTCTGGCCGCGGCACCCTCGCTCCGATCCTCCGTGCCCAAATCGATTTCCCCAGCATTCGGGACTATGCATTGGAGACGGCCTCCAAAGCGCTTTCCCCTAGGTTAGCGCCTGCCATGCCGCCCGCGCAGGAAAATTAGTATCAGAAATCCGCAAGCACCGTGCTAGTTGTGGCCTATCCCACAGGCCTAATCTTGAGGAACACCAGCGCGGCAGGCGGGCATTCAACCCCCGTCCCGCACGCGGATC
Encoded here:
- a CDS encoding Gfo/Idh/MocA family protein, which produces MPQTTNNSGEGSGHPVRWGILGTGFIADLQASDLIEHGFTIQAVGSRSAASATGFAAKFHVPSAHGSYEDLVADPEVDVVYVSTPHPFHYENALLALNAGKHVLIEKPFAMNAWQAREIVDLAEAKGLVALEAMWTRYLPHMVRIRELVRTGALGDVRTMIVDHNQNLPKDPLHRLNDPALGGGALLDLGIYPVSFAFDVLGAPANIRAVASRTATGVDRQTAMIFEYSDGQQALLHCALDTAGPNRASIIGTEGSIAIDSVWYTPSPFTRYDADGNVVERFDEPVTGRGMQYQAWELERLIRARATANDILSARESVRVMETIDDVRRQIGLSYEADRT
- a CDS encoding amino acid permease, whose product is MNQPQPASIQKQAITDHTIPAHAHASETTLHVEDEGYHKGLKPRQVQMIAIGGAIGTGLFMGAGGRLATAGPALVLSYAVCGFFAFMILRALGELVMHRPSSGSFVSYAREFFGEKAAFVTGWLYWLNWAMTAIVDITAVALYMNFFKKYWAPIADVPQWTWALAALILVLGLNLVSVKVFGELEFWFALIKVVALVTFLAVGIYFVIFGTPVAGQEVGFSLIQDHAGLFPNGVLPAVVVMQGVVFAYASIELIGTAAGETENPEKIMPKAINTVIVRIAVFYVGSLVLLSLLLPYTSYKAGESPFVTFFGSIGVEGVDAIMNLVVLTAALSSLNAGLYSTGRIMRSMSVTGSAPKFAARMNKAGVPYGGIALTAAVAVLGVVLNALVPAEAFEIVLNVASLGIISTWAMIVLCQMQLQRLASRGELLRPSFRMPGSPVTGWLTLAFLLAVLVLMAFDSPVGTWTIGSLVVIIPLLMLGWRLCRHRILELAAVRDGFTGPYPLVANRPIRGAGGDES
- a CDS encoding aspartate ammonia-lyase, giving the protein MTEPDARTTFRSEHDLLGDRDVPVDAYWGVHTLRAVENFPITGQPLSSNMHLVRGLAAVKLAAARTNHELGLLDGERAQAIEDACMDVMIGKFSEQFVVDVIQGGAGTSSNMNANEVIANRALEILGHPKGDYARLHPNDHVNLSQSTNDVYPTAVKLGTIFAARELLEALAELEEAFAAKAMEFRTVVKMGRTQLQDAVPMTLGQEFGTYAVTIGEDRLRLAEADLLIHEINLGATAIGTGLNAPAGYAEAACRHLGEITGLPLVTAVDLIEATQDVGAFVHLSGVLKRVAVKLSKICNDLRLLSSGPRAGFGEINLPAVQSGSSIMPGKINPVIPEVVSQVAYEVVGNDVTITMAAEAGQLQLNAFEPIIVHSLHKSITHLEAACRTLTARCVRGITANTEHLRATVEQSIGLVTALNPHLGYATATAIAQEALATGKGVAELVLEHGLLTATQLQELLSPERLANLSK
- a CDS encoding asparaginase; the protein is MPFPALTETSRVPEPGTLPQHVPLAAQIRDGLVESIHYGSLIAVSAEAAGTKTLFTAGDPLSAFYPRSTLKPLQAVAMVRAGLDLPADLLALAAASHSGAAMHRDGAARILQLHGLPAGALENSTDLPYGVREREEWLRAGGTPTRLAQNCSGKHAAMAATCVINGWSVQGYLDPSHPLQKLVAETVRELTGEEPAGTSTDGCGTPLFALTLRGMARAFGRLASAGLHTGASPADGAEAAVADAIRRHPEMVGGEERDVTELMRRMPGLLAKDGFEGVQLVGLPDGRAFAVKISDGGDRARMPVTVRALAALDVDTAPLADLATGTVFGGGRQVGLLLATDFPAATSPAPDTL
- a CDS encoding FadR/GntR family transcriptional regulator → MNLSDSQTAGQPAPDAGASTPPLLRLSAAEAVFNALRTDIESGSVAVGAKLSSETTLAQRYGVSRSVVREALRSCTALGLTVTKTGKGTFVVANQVAKDLVLGAYSARDLTEARPHIEVPAAGLAAQRRTAEELESLRDIVAAMAAEDDPEAWVSLDSSFHAAIARASGNKVFESVVADIRDAMAHQSETLNIVADRQLASDAEHQRILQAIEGGDAAAARAAMGEHLRAVGLALDSILN
- a CDS encoding AraC family transcriptional regulator, yielding MGTEDRSEGAAARLAQRLIGMRANREVIPADPRHSVRWTEHDYPSPLARWNYHPEYEIHLIRKGTGKFIVGDHIGTFEAGHVSLVGSGLPHDWVSDLEPGEVLERRDAVVQFDGKWIRQAAATVPEMSEVEPLLEQSARGIEFLGKSAESAAVAIEAMGSSTGLERLHYMFELFAVLARAPEGERRYLAEEWFRPQLDGQAAAVVDIVLEYVFGNHAGTVKMSEAAALVGMPEPTFSKYFKRATGQNFSDLVRKLRLAHARRLLERSDKAISDICFEVGFSNLSNFNRHFRNEAGETPRQYRQRLQG